From Nicotiana tabacum cultivar K326 chromosome 22, ASM71507v2, whole genome shotgun sequence, one genomic window encodes:
- the LOC107770755 gene encoding auxilin-related protein 1-like, with product MDDLDVLARDFGFKPAGKSAPMRSDGGDRRTSSVRSSNSSPLFDDPDSLLYKDVFTKSSNNNSKYSSMSDFNYDSIFKSNSNTNNNHNNNNKMSSMPVYDKPVYDEDIFDGLPGLKSKSVTEKSASAVRFDDEVFAKMTSPPQPKHKDAHFGDLLGNLKGNEKKVTEPKNSTSSSSAREFDDLLAGFGSSSTSTTNKRSFTESSQYSKPAGNPNQSSSVLDDPFAGLGSTSMAASSSPGEFMDPLEEIGHQLGKSGNAKSEASSVSGGGLDDLDPLNGFSKSVPPFYPARNNRGTEGNPQSAGSGRSDTQTSTSRENIGKSSSRSSGSRSQKKVPGDSFQDSPLFDMPSADPRRSFGQAASPPYASSNIHETNFESDASPRSEEPSDDVWLSVSEIPLFTQPTRAPPPSRPPPLIPRRNIKSDSNARKKGDRYSSSSSYNQYSESPKLARPAAKSPPISQLDQLDEFAMGRSPHSVDEGADIHSGEDTSANSVAAASAAAMKEAMDRAQAKFRHAKEVREREYAKAAKSKEAVNLDREEQAVHEMQEKELRENKERLEREHQQREKEEEERAQQKLERERERERAREMERDRGRQAVERATREARERAAAEARERASADTRLKTERAAVEKAAAEARERAERAAVQRAQAEARERAAAEARDRAQKAAAEAREKEAREKASAAKAEAEARRRAERAAVERAAAEARERAAAEARERAAAAARMNQQKNDDDLESFFNMGSRANSAPKTRTSSSETSFASQFQNKAGPEGPKATFSSTTTSSNRTKASSSTTSFVDDLSSIFGAATSSGDFQDVEGETEERRRARLERHQRTQERAAKALAEKNQRDLQVQREQEERHRIGETLDFEIKRWAAGKEGNLRALLSTLQYVLWPECGWQPVSLTDLITGASVKKVYRKATLCIHPDKVQQKGATLQQKYIAEKVFDMLKEAWNKFNSEELF from the exons ATGGACGACCTCGATGTGCTGGCTCGAGACTTCGGGTTCAAACCCGCCGGAAAATCAGCTCCGATGAGATCCGACGGTGGAGATCGCCGCACCTCTTCCGTCCGATCATCAAATTCTTCACCATTGTTCGATGATCCTGATAGTCTATTATACAAAGACGTCTTCACAAAATCTAGTAATAACAACAGTAAATACTCTTCAATGAGCGATTTCAATTACGATTCCATTTTCAAATCCAATTCGAATACTAACAACAaccacaataacaacaacaaaatgtCGTCGATGCCGGTGTACGACAAGCCAGTGTACGACGAGGATATTTTCGATGGATTGCCAGGACTGAAGAGCAAATCGGTAACTGAAAAATCTGCATCCGCCGTGAGATTTGATGACGAAGTTTTTGCTAAAATGACTTCGCCGCCGCAACCAAAGCATAAAGACGCGCACTTTGGTGATCTGCTGGGTAATTTGAAGGGGAATGAGAAAAAGGTAACAGAACCGAAGAATAGTACGAGCAGCTCGAGTGCCAGAGAGTTTGATGATTTGTTAGCTGGTTTTGGGAGTAGCAGCACTTCCACCACTAATAAGAG GTCATTTACAGAGTCCAGTCAATACTCCAAACCcgctggaaatccaaatcaaaGTTCTAGTGTGCTGGATGACCCTTTTGCAGGCTTAGGGTCAACTTCGATGGCGGCTTCATCTTCCCCAGGGGAGTTCATGGATCCACTTGAAGAGATTGGTCATCAGCTTGGTAAATCTGGAAATGCAAAATCTGAAGCTTCATCGGTTAGTGGAGGAGGGCTTGATGATTTAGATCCATTGAATGGTTTTAGTAAGTCTGTCCCTCCGTTCTACCCTGCTAGGAATAATAGAGGGACGGAAGGGAACCCTCAAAGTGCAGGATCGGGAAGGAGTGACACACAAACCTCTACTTCTAGAGAAAACATTGGAAAATCATCTTCTAGATCTTCTGGTAGCCGCTCACAGAAAAAGGTGCCTGGGGATAGTTTTCAGGACTCTCCTCTGTTTGACATGCCTTCAGCTGATCCTCGGAGATCTTTTGGTCAAGCTGCTTCCCCTCCATATGCAAGTAGCAATATTCATGAAACAAACTTTGAATCAGATGCATCCCCAAGATCAGAGGAACCTTCTGATGATGTATGGCTTTCTGTATCGGAGATTCCTCTTTTTACACAACCTACAAGAGCTCCACCTCCATCACGACCGCCGCCTCTAATTCCACGGCGAAATATAAAGTCAGATTCAAATGCAAGAAAGAAGGGTGACAGATATTCGTCTTCTTCAAGTTACAACCAATACTCTGAAAGTCCTAAACTTGCTCGTCCTGCAGCCAAGAGCCCTCCAATTTCACAGTTGGATCAACTTGATGAATTTGCCATGGGTAGGTCTCCCCATAGCGTGGATGAAGGTGCAGACATTCATTCTGGTGAAGATACGAGTGCAAACTCTGTAGCTGCTGCATCTGCAGCTGCGATGAAGGAGGCTATGGATAGAGCTCAGGCCAAATTTAGACACGCTAAGGAAGTTCGAGAAAGAGAATATGCAAAGGCAGCTAAGAGTAAGGAGGCTGTAAACCTGGACAGGGAAGAACAAGCCGTCCATGAGATGCAAGAAAAAGAACTGAGAGAAAACAAGGAGAGGTTAGAACGTGAACATCAACAGAgggaaaaagaagaggaagagagaGCACAACAGAAActggagagggagagggagagggagagagcCAGGGAGATGGAAAGAGATAGGGGTAGGCAAGCTGTAGAAAGGGCTACTAGGGAAGCACGTGAAAGAGCGGCAGCAGAAGCTAGAGAAAGAGCTTCTGCCGATACTCGTTTGAAAACCGAAAGAGCTGCTGTGGAGAAGGCTGCAGCTGAAGCTCGAGAACGGGCTGAAAGGGCTGCGGTTCAGCGAGCACAAGCAGAAGCACGTGAAAGAGCTGCAGCAGAAGCTAGAGACAGAGCACAAAAGGCAGCTGCAGAAGCAAGGGAAAAAGAAGCACGTGAAAAAGCTTCAGCTGCAAAAGCTGAGGCTGAGGCAAGACGTCGAGCAGAACGAGCTGCTGTAGAAAGGGCTGCTGCAGAGGCTCGGGAAAGGGCTGCTGCAGAGGCTCGAGAAAGAGCTGCTGCTGCTGCAAGGATGAACCAACAAAAGAATGACGATGATCTTGAATCCTTTTTCAATATGGGTTCTAGAGCCAACAGTGCACCAAAGACAAGAACAAGTTCTTCT GAGACTTCATTTGCTTCACAGTTCCAGAACAAGGCAGGTCCGGAAGGGCCAAAGGCAACATTCTCATCTACCACAACCTCCTCCAACAGGACAAAGGCATCTTCATCAACTACGAGTTTTGTTGATGATCTCTCGTCAATTTTTGGAG CTGCCACGTCATCTGGAGATTTCCAAGATGTTGAAGGGGaaacagaagaaagaagaagagctAGACTAGAACGCCATCAACGAACGCAGGAGCGTGCG GCCAAAGCTTTGGCGGAAAAGAATCAGCGTGACCTTCAAGTTCAGAGGGAGCAGGAAGAAAGACAT AGAATCGGTGAGACCCTAGATTTTGAAATCAAGCGGTGGGCTGCTGGGAAAGAAGGAAATCTGCGTGCACTGCTATCAACTCTGCAATAT GTGCTTTGGCCTGAATGCGGTTGGCAGCCGGTTTCTTTGACGGATTTGATTACTGGTGCTTCTGTGAAGAAGGTATATAGAAAAGCGACATTGTGTATCCATCCCGATAAGGTGCAGCAGAAAGGCGCCACCCTTCAACAGAAATATATTGCTGAGAAGGTGTTTGACATGCTCAAG GAAGCATGGAACAAATTCAACTCAGAGGAGCTTTTCTAG
- the LOC107770758 gene encoding uncharacterized protein LOC107770758 has product MPEHPATDLSATDNIGTVKRYAPPNQRNRSLGRRKSGGDRLERANSYASDGEKNQISASSSVSTVADASGVNRANEYPPTRLIPLQGCGTSEAFQLLNDRWAAALNAHNNLPDDSLERPVMYTKRSPWGHAMLPHQLMSQAGAGSSTGSHKDFLSELRVAMLSANAISDA; this is encoded by the exons ATGCCGGAACATCCTGCTACTGACTTATCAGCCACCGACAATATTGGAACTGTCAAACGCTATGCCCCTCCCAATCAGCG GAATCGTTCACTCGGTAGGCGAAAATCTGGAGGAG ATCGACTCGAACGAGCTAACAGCTACGCTAGTGATGGAGAGAAGAACCAAATCAGTGCCTCTAGTTCTGTATCTACTGTAGCTGATGCAAGTGGTGTCAATCGAGCGAATGAGTATCCTCCAACAAGGTTAATACCGCTACAAGGATGTGGTACAAGTGAAGCTTTTCAGCTACTGAATGATC GCTGGGCAGCTGCTCTGAATGCTCACAACAATTTACCAGATGATTCTCTTG AAAGGCCAGTCATGTACACGAAAAGATCACCCTGGGGGCACGCAATGCTTCCACATCAA TTAATGTCACAAGCAGGAGCTGGATCTTCTACTGGGTCACACAAGGATTTTTTAAGTGAACTTCGGGTGGCAATGCTCAGTGCAAATGCTATTTCTGATGCCTAA
- the LOC107770756 gene encoding MLO-like protein 1 isoform X2, translating into MGGGGEDEGEGSLEFTPTWVVAAVCTVIVSISLALERFLHYTGKHLKKKKQKHLYEALQKVKEELMLLGFISLLLTVFQGRIVKFCVHQDVVKHLLPCSLSLEANSSSSHESTPASPHSHHHRHLLVEEAAVVGYCHHKHKVPLLSLEALHHLHIFIFVLATVHVTFSVLTIVFGGAKIRQWKYWEDSIVKDNYESEHDYLRPSVTHVHEHDFIRNRFQGIGKQSAILGWVHSFFKQFYASVNKEDYRALRLGFIMTHCRGNPRFNFHRYMIRALEDDFRTVVGISWYLWIFVILFLLLNINGWHTYFWIAFIPFILLLAVGTKLEHVIIQLAHEIAEKHVAVEGELVVQPSDSHFWFDRPQIVLFLIHFILFQNAFEIAFFFWILFQYGFYSCIMGKYVFVTPRLVIGVFIQVLCSYSTLPLYALVTQMGSHYKKSMFDDHVQACLIEWAEKVKKKKAQKAARDGSNHSTDDGFTIGSPMSVHGSKESPNGV; encoded by the exons atgggtggaggtggagaagatgaaggagaAGGATCATTGGAATTTACACCAACGTGGGTTGTTGCTGCTGTTTGCACCGTCATTGTTTCCATTTCTTTAGCTCTTGAACGCTTCCTCCATTATACTGGAAAG catttgaagaagaagaaacagaagcATCTTTATGAAGCCTTACAGAAAGTTAAAGAAG AGTTGATGCTGTTGGGGTTTATATCCCTGCTGTTAACGGTATTTCAAGGTCGCATTGTCAAATTCTGTGTGCATCAAGATGTTGTAAAACACTTACTTCCTTGCTCGTTATCGTTGGAGGCAAATTCATCTTCGTCTCATGAATCGACTCCTGCTAGTCCGCATTCACATCACCATCGGCATTTGCTTGTAGAAGAAGCGGCTGTTGTTGGTTATTGCCATCACAAA cACAAGGTCCCGTTACTATCTCTTGAGGCGTTGCATCACCttcacatttttatttttgtcctAGCTACTGTGCATGTGACTTTCTCTGTTCTGACTATTGTATTTGGAGGAGCAAAG ATACGTCAATGGAAATACTGGGAGGATTCAATCGTAAAAGATAATTATGAGTCTGAGCATG ATTATCTGAGACCATCAGTTACACAtgttcatgaacatgatttcatcAGGAATCGATTTCAGGGTATTGGTAAACAATCAGCCATTTTGGGTTGGGTG CACTCTTTCTTTAAGCAATTTTATGCTTCTGTCAACAAGGAAGACTATAGAGCACTTCGTTTGGGATTCATAATG ACACATTGCAGGGGAAATCCAAGATTCAATTTTCACAGGTACATGATACGTGCACTGGAAGACGATTTTAGGACAGTTGTTGGTATCAG TTGGTATCTTTGGATATTCGTAATCCTCTTCTTGTTGCTTAATATTAATG GTTGGCATACCTATTTCTGGATTGCTTTCATTCCTTTTATT CTTCTGCTTGCTGTGGGCACAAAATTGGAGCATGTGATTATACAGTTAGCTCATGAAATTGCTGAGAAACATGTAGCAGTAGAAGGTGAATTGGTTGTACAACCTTCTGATAGTCACTTTTGGTTCGATCGCCCTCAAATCGTCCTCTTCTTGATACATTTTATTCTCTTCCAAAATGCTTTTGAAATAGCATTTTTCTTCTGGATTTTG TTCCAGTATGGCTTTTACTCCTGCATAATGGGAAAATACGTGTTCGTTACCCCTCGGCTTGTCATAGG GGTATTCATTCAGGTTTTATGCAGCTATAGCACATTGCCACTTTATGCTCTAGTTACACAG ATGGGCAGTCATTATAAGAAGTCAATGTTTGATGATCATGTTCAAGCTTGCCTTATAGAATGGGCTGAGAAGGTGAAAAAGAAGAAGGCACAAAAGGCTGCTAGAGATGGTTCTAACCATTCAACTGATGATGGCTTTACTATAGGATCACCAATGTCTGTACATGGGTCCAAAGAATCTCCAAATGGGGTTTAG
- the LOC107770756 gene encoding MLO-like protein 1 isoform X1, with product MGGGGEDEGEGSLEFTPTWVVAAVCTVIVSISLALERFLHYTGKHLKKKKQKHLYEALQKVKEELMLLGFISLLLTVFQGRIVKFCVHQDVVKHLLPCSLSLEANSSSSHESTPASPHSHHHRHLLVEEAAVVGYCHHKHKVPLLSLEALHHLHIFIFVLATVHVTFSVLTIVFGGAKIRQWKYWEDSIVKDNYESEHDYLRPSVTHVHEHDFIRNRFQGIGKQSAILGWVHSFFKQFYASVNKEDYRALRLGFIMTHCRGNPRFNFHRYMIRALEDDFRTVVGISWYLWIFVILFLLLNINGWHTYFWIAFIPFIDMITFRDSCMVLVSEEEPRFEAYGFLKTNTWFEPKLLGSAEPIARVLAPPLACVQVMTKILLLLAVGTKLEHVIIQLAHEIAEKHVAVEGELVVQPSDSHFWFDRPQIVLFLIHFILFQNAFEIAFFFWILFQYGFYSCIMGKYVFVTPRLVIGVFIQVLCSYSTLPLYALVTQMGSHYKKSMFDDHVQACLIEWAEKVKKKKAQKAARDGSNHSTDDGFTIGSPMSVHGSKESPNGV from the exons atgggtggaggtggagaagatgaaggagaAGGATCATTGGAATTTACACCAACGTGGGTTGTTGCTGCTGTTTGCACCGTCATTGTTTCCATTTCTTTAGCTCTTGAACGCTTCCTCCATTATACTGGAAAG catttgaagaagaagaaacagaagcATCTTTATGAAGCCTTACAGAAAGTTAAAGAAG AGTTGATGCTGTTGGGGTTTATATCCCTGCTGTTAACGGTATTTCAAGGTCGCATTGTCAAATTCTGTGTGCATCAAGATGTTGTAAAACACTTACTTCCTTGCTCGTTATCGTTGGAGGCAAATTCATCTTCGTCTCATGAATCGACTCCTGCTAGTCCGCATTCACATCACCATCGGCATTTGCTTGTAGAAGAAGCGGCTGTTGTTGGTTATTGCCATCACAAA cACAAGGTCCCGTTACTATCTCTTGAGGCGTTGCATCACCttcacatttttatttttgtcctAGCTACTGTGCATGTGACTTTCTCTGTTCTGACTATTGTATTTGGAGGAGCAAAG ATACGTCAATGGAAATACTGGGAGGATTCAATCGTAAAAGATAATTATGAGTCTGAGCATG ATTATCTGAGACCATCAGTTACACAtgttcatgaacatgatttcatcAGGAATCGATTTCAGGGTATTGGTAAACAATCAGCCATTTTGGGTTGGGTG CACTCTTTCTTTAAGCAATTTTATGCTTCTGTCAACAAGGAAGACTATAGAGCACTTCGTTTGGGATTCATAATG ACACATTGCAGGGGAAATCCAAGATTCAATTTTCACAGGTACATGATACGTGCACTGGAAGACGATTTTAGGACAGTTGTTGGTATCAG TTGGTATCTTTGGATATTCGTAATCCTCTTCTTGTTGCTTAATATTAATG GTTGGCATACCTATTTCTGGATTGCTTTCATTCCTTTTATT GACATGATCACCTTTCGTGATAGTTGCATGGTACTTGTGTCAGAGGAGGAGCCACGTTTTGAAGCTTATGG atttcttaagacaaatacatgGTTTGAACCAAAATTACTGGGTTCAGCCGAACCTATAGCTCGTGTGCTAGCTCCGCCCCTGGCTTGTGTTCAAGTCATGACCAAAATACTA CTTCTGCTTGCTGTGGGCACAAAATTGGAGCATGTGATTATACAGTTAGCTCATGAAATTGCTGAGAAACATGTAGCAGTAGAAGGTGAATTGGTTGTACAACCTTCTGATAGTCACTTTTGGTTCGATCGCCCTCAAATCGTCCTCTTCTTGATACATTTTATTCTCTTCCAAAATGCTTTTGAAATAGCATTTTTCTTCTGGATTTTG TTCCAGTATGGCTTTTACTCCTGCATAATGGGAAAATACGTGTTCGTTACCCCTCGGCTTGTCATAGG GGTATTCATTCAGGTTTTATGCAGCTATAGCACATTGCCACTTTATGCTCTAGTTACACAG ATGGGCAGTCATTATAAGAAGTCAATGTTTGATGATCATGTTCAAGCTTGCCTTATAGAATGGGCTGAGAAGGTGAAAAAGAAGAAGGCACAAAAGGCTGCTAGAGATGGTTCTAACCATTCAACTGATGATGGCTTTACTATAGGATCACCAATGTCTGTACATGGGTCCAAAGAATCTCCAAATGGGGTTTAG